One Atribacterota bacterium genomic region harbors:
- a CDS encoding SMC family ATPase has product MRPIRLAVQKFLGLEEVEVRFDQGDLFVIVGPNGAGKSSILEALFFALYGRGIRVERGRREILHRGFPEHTMRVELEFLLGDRFFRVIREFSLKRGGTAVLEKRENESWKPICSGEQSVNREVEKILGFDASTFRSSVFLAQGETLSFVEATPADRFRILSSLFGLDVLDVVREKVREDFNRLEGEIKPQETRLQILEGKNLLVQKMRFEEEIRQAQAILVSLREKEEESRKRLQNLERLLVISRSQKEEQEKKKKLLAEKMEAFEKAREDQVITEAQRVKLEFWQPWQESWNNLQEMIEEIKKRNAKLREVKVEEKNTAFSLEVNRQKREKVARELGGLREQEKAFTELLPVVEAIERLKSETSFLWREIQDTREEITGLQRERSTVEKDSERLQEQAMDLERRLKILMQEVLNLKEKEKIVGPLYEQRFGCLKDLESLQKEGKRLSSDEERWKKEREKKVENLKKVQENLRESQKKWEVFEQEYRRKSRAFMVETLRKEWAEKGVCPVCGTVSPCQGVEESERVDFIEWETRYRRLQDSVTRFKTQLENLQESLEIISREEENIQKEWGRIQSEIVQKERQKNEIEATLRRILRDLKWQEEKFTMEMFRKIIQTREMELEQVRSQHLEGEKALARQKEKQKHLNNRESELILKLQKMDERYKKLGEALEEQRKTILAFLQAMRIGSEVSAAEVLFQEAFAAITEQLGVLEKDLNVLLLEEKGAEERLRSLSERREELAKEILFLEREQKQWEQEEKTRGDIFRQELTRLGWSEADLLEFANKKRGNWQERLSVIEGSLRQVEERIASLEEEEKDLVDVLEIKDRIENLPEEVEREKKRYNQLRNEVGERENNLGRLNVTLENVEAELKEWQELMREIAEKKRKREILEQLLEALEARNFKNYLLAVLFQKLEQEASQLLFFLSGERYVLRMKSEGGKAQMVVVDRRFGQEERVLHECSGGEKTLIALALALAISRLWLKERGQRRILDCLFIDEGFSPLDREHLELVADAILRLGKDGKMVGIVTHDQLFAEYFPLHLVVREGKASWKKNLEALSMS; this is encoded by the coding sequence GTGAGACCGATACGGCTTGCGGTACAAAAGTTTCTGGGTCTTGAAGAAGTCGAAGTGCGTTTCGATCAGGGAGACCTTTTTGTTATTGTCGGTCCCAATGGGGCTGGTAAGTCGTCCATTCTGGAGGCTCTGTTCTTTGCGCTCTATGGTCGAGGTATCAGGGTGGAACGGGGGCGTCGGGAAATCCTCCATCGGGGATTTCCCGAACACACCATGCGAGTGGAACTGGAGTTCTTGCTGGGGGATAGGTTCTTCCGGGTTATTCGGGAATTTTCCCTGAAAAGAGGAGGAACTGCAGTATTGGAAAAACGGGAAAACGAAAGCTGGAAGCCCATCTGCTCGGGGGAACAGTCTGTAAACCGGGAGGTTGAAAAGATTCTGGGATTTGATGCGAGTACCTTCCGCTCTTCGGTTTTTCTGGCTCAGGGAGAAACTCTGAGCTTCGTTGAGGCAACTCCGGCAGACCGTTTTCGAATTTTAAGCAGTCTCTTTGGTTTGGATGTTCTCGATGTGGTTAGGGAGAAAGTGAGGGAGGATTTTAACCGCTTGGAAGGAGAAATCAAGCCGCAGGAGACGCGTTTGCAAATTTTAGAGGGAAAAAATCTACTCGTACAGAAGATGCGTTTCGAAGAGGAAATACGCCAGGCTCAGGCTATTTTAGTTTCCTTGAGGGAAAAAGAAGAAGAGAGTAGAAAACGATTGCAGAACTTGGAACGTCTCCTGGTCATTTCCCGCTCCCAGAAGGAAGAGCAGGAAAAAAAGAAAAAGCTCCTTGCAGAAAAGATGGAGGCTTTTGAAAAAGCCAGGGAGGATCAGGTTATCACCGAGGCACAACGAGTGAAGTTGGAATTCTGGCAGCCATGGCAGGAAAGCTGGAACAACCTTCAAGAGATGATTGAGGAGATCAAGAAGCGAAATGCGAAATTGAGAGAGGTAAAGGTCGAAGAAAAGAACACGGCTTTTTCTCTTGAAGTCAATCGGCAGAAAAGGGAAAAGGTGGCGCGGGAACTTGGTGGCCTTCGAGAACAAGAGAAGGCTTTTACGGAGCTTTTACCTGTGGTTGAGGCAATTGAACGGCTCAAATCTGAGACATCGTTTCTCTGGCGAGAGATTCAGGATACTCGGGAAGAGATTACTGGTCTGCAAAGGGAAAGGTCTACGGTGGAAAAGGATTCCGAGCGACTTCAAGAACAAGCCATGGACCTGGAAAGACGTCTTAAAATTTTAATGCAAGAAGTTTTGAATCTCAAAGAAAAGGAAAAAATAGTCGGGCCTCTTTACGAGCAACGGTTTGGTTGCCTTAAGGATTTGGAATCACTACAGAAAGAAGGAAAGCGACTGAGCAGCGATGAAGAACGATGGAAAAAGGAAAGGGAAAAAAAAGTTGAGAATTTGAAGAAAGTACAAGAAAATCTTCGAGAATCGCAAAAGAAGTGGGAAGTTTTTGAACAGGAGTACCGGAGGAAATCTCGGGCGTTCATGGTGGAAACATTACGGAAGGAATGGGCTGAAAAGGGGGTTTGTCCGGTCTGTGGCACTGTTTCCCCCTGTCAAGGGGTTGAGGAGAGTGAACGTGTTGATTTCATAGAGTGGGAAACCCGTTACCGACGGTTGCAGGATTCAGTAACGCGCTTCAAAACCCAACTGGAAAATCTTCAGGAATCGCTCGAAATAATTTCCAGAGAAGAAGAGAATATCCAAAAGGAGTGGGGACGAATTCAATCAGAAATTGTCCAAAAAGAACGACAAAAAAACGAGATTGAGGCAACACTCAGACGAATTTTGAGGGATTTAAAATGGCAGGAAGAGAAATTCACTATGGAGATGTTTCGGAAAATAATTCAGACCAGGGAAATGGAGCTTGAACAGGTGCGATCCCAGCACCTGGAGGGAGAAAAAGCATTAGCTAGGCAAAAAGAAAAACAGAAGCATCTTAACAACCGAGAAAGTGAATTGATTTTGAAACTCCAGAAAATGGATGAGCGGTATAAAAAACTTGGGGAGGCACTGGAAGAGCAGAGAAAAACGATTTTGGCTTTCCTGCAGGCAATGCGGATAGGAAGCGAGGTCTCTGCGGCAGAGGTCCTCTTTCAAGAGGCTTTTGCTGCGATTACCGAACAACTGGGTGTACTCGAGAAAGATTTGAACGTGTTGCTTTTAGAAGAAAAAGGAGCGGAAGAAAGGCTTCGGAGTTTAAGTGAGCGGAGGGAAGAACTTGCAAAGGAGATCCTTTTTTTGGAGAGGGAACAAAAGCAGTGGGAGCAAGAAGAAAAAACGAGGGGAGATATTTTCCGGCAAGAACTCACACGCCTGGGGTGGAGTGAAGCCGATTTGCTCGAGTTTGCAAATAAAAAAAGAGGGAACTGGCAGGAACGTCTGAGCGTGATTGAGGGCTCCTTGCGGCAAGTGGAAGAAAGGATTGCTTCTTTGGAGGAGGAAGAGAAAGATTTGGTGGATGTTTTGGAGATAAAAGACCGGATTGAAAATCTTCCCGAAGAGGTGGAGAGAGAGAAAAAACGGTATAATCAATTACGTAATGAAGTTGGAGAGAGGGAAAATAACTTGGGAAGGCTTAATGTGACTTTGGAGAACGTGGAAGCAGAACTCAAAGAGTGGCAGGAGTTAATGCGGGAAATCGCAGAAAAGAAAAGAAAAAGGGAAATTCTTGAGCAGCTCCTCGAAGCGCTTGAAGCCCGGAATTTTAAAAATTATCTTCTGGCAGTGCTTTTTCAAAAGCTGGAGCAGGAAGCTTCCCAGCTTTTGTTTTTCCTTTCTGGAGAACGCTATGTGCTTCGCATGAAGAGCGAAGGTGGGAAGGCACAAATGGTCGTGGTAGATCGACGTTTTGGGCAGGAGGAACGTGTTCTCCATGAATGCTCTGGTGGGGAAAAGACTTTGATTGCGCTGGCTCTGGCCTTGGCCATTTCTCGGTTGTGGCTCAAGGAACGAGGACAAAGGAGAATTTTGGATTGCCTCTTCATTGACGAGGGCTTCTCACCACTGGATCGAGAACACCTTGAGCTGGTGGCTGATGCGATACTGCGCTTGGGAAAAGATGGGAAAATGGTGGGAATTGTAACCCATGACCAGCTTTTCGCTGAATATTTTCCACTTCATTTGGTGGTGAGGGAGGGCAAAGCTTCTTGGAAGAAGAACCTCGAGGCCTTGTCGATGTCTTAG